Part of the Solanum pennellii chromosome 10, SPENNV200 genome is shown below.
ttattataaagaaaccaacatcataatattaactcaattattttatgatagTTTTCATCATGTCAAATTcgtcaaaatttgaatttgtgacACTTGGCATTTCTGGAaagaattatttgtcatgggCACTTGATGCTGAATTCACCTTACCGCTAAGGGTCTTGGTGATAGTATAATTGAAGGAAATATGATATCAAGTCAGGATAAAGCAAAAGCTATGATTTCCCTTCGTCATCATCTTGATGAAAGCCTGAAGGTTGAATACCCAACGGGAAAAGATCCACtttaattgtggataggtttgAAAAGGAGGTATGACCACCTCAAAGCAACGGTATTGTCAAGGGCTCGTTATGAGTGGATGCACTTACGATTTCAAGATTATAAAATCGTAATTGAGTATAATTCTGCTGTATTTAAAATCTTTccaattgaaattatgtggaaaaacaataaaagataaGGACACGTTGAAAAAGACATTAACTACTTTTCATGCCTCTAATATGATATCACAGCTGCAATATCgtgaaaaaggttttcaaaaataCTCTGAACTAATCTCATGCCTTCTGGTGGCTGAGCAGCATAATGACATTCTAATGAAAAATCACGAAGCCCGTCCCGCTGAAAGTGCTCCATTACCGGAGGCACACACGGTTGAAGCACATGGCCAGTCTGAAATAAGACAAAATAATCTGGGTCATGACAATGTGCGCGAGCGTGACAAAGACAAAAGACGATATAATAATCGTCGAGGTGGTGGTCATAACAAAAGGGAGAGCAATATAGGTTCTCAAAATAATCCTTCTAAAGGAAAGGGCGATCATTGTCATCGTTGTGGCCTTAAAGGTCACTGAAAAATAAATGTCGGATACCTGAGCATTTTGTCAGGTTGTATCAAAATACCtttaaaatgaaaggaaataaaGGTGGCGCCTCCTCTTCTAAAGCCCGAGTAGAGTCACATTTGACTCTCAAAGATGATGTTCAAGCAGGatcttctcaaaaatataaTGAGAATGTTGAGACAAACTTAGTATTAAAAGATGATGCTTTTGATGGGCTCGATGATATACTCATCAAGAAGCTGAGGACTTCTTTGGGGATCACAACTGATATTGATAATTGAACTAggaaatgaataatgttttgatttatttttaatgtcttAATTAAAGTTAAGTACTTAAGATTTCTTTTGCTAAATTTCGTActtcttattatgtattttttttattcttgtgaagataaataaaaaatttcagtCATTAGTTGGATCCAAAATGAGTAGTGGAGATATGTGTCTTCAGGACAGTGCCACAACTCATACGATactaagagaaaagaaatatttctcTAGTTTGATAATGAAAAAGGCATATGTTAATACAATATCTGGTAGTACAAAATTGTTTGAGAGCTCTGTAAGAGCGGCCTTATTACTACCTGGAGGAACATTATTGGTAATtgataatgtattgtattgtagtaagtctcacAGAAACTTGTTAAGTTTCAAGGTTATTCGCCAAAATAGCTATCATATTGAGACTGCAGAAGAAGAAAATGTGAAATACCTTTATATAACTAGAATAAATGCGAATAAGAAAACTATGCATGAAAAATTGCCAGCACTTTTTTCTGGGTTGTACCATACAAATATTCGTACAGTTAAATCACATCCCGTAGTAAACAAAAGATTTACTGAttctaataattttatcatttggcaTGACCGGTTGGACCATCCCGGTTATAATATGATACGCAAagtaattgagaattcacatgggCATACTTTGAAGAACAAAAATGTTCTTCAATCAAAGAAATTCTCTTGTGCTGCTTGTTCACAAGGAAAATTGGTTATTAAACCATCAGTGGCTAAGGTTGGGGTGGAATCCCCTGCATTTCTGAAACGGATATAGGGTGATAtatgtggacctattcaccctGCATGTGGaccatttaaatattatatggtcttgataGATGCATCTacaagatggtctcatgtgtttTTATTATCAACTCGCAATATGTCTTTTGCGAGGTTGTTGGCTCAAATAATAAGGTTAAAAGCATAATTTCCAGATTATGCAATAAAAACAATTtgtcttgataatgctggtgaGTTTACATCTCAGACATTCAATGATTATTGTTTGTCCACTAAAATAACAGTTGAACATCCTATTGCACATGTTCATATCTATTTAATGTAAGACTTAATGTTGTGCTAACGTATTTGACTAAATGATGTAAAGGGTGTTTTCTAAATCCTATAAAATGGTGGTCTTTTCACCCTTATGGTATACAGTTGAAGATAATAAGAATATTATCTATTCTATACTTTCCATTACTATTTTGTCTTCCTATATTGTTTAAATATTATTGCATTTTGCTATCGTTTTACAACAGTAAAAGACTTTTTCATTTGAtagaaaattcaatttttttttttttttataaaaccaaAAACTTAAAGCTTAAGGCCAGCTCTTTTCATTCCTCTTGCATCCTATCTTTTGGTGTATATTTTATTCCGGACATAGTTTGACTTGAAGATAATTTAGgcatttataatattaaaatattataatgtatataaagtTAATTTACGAAGggattaataatataaaaagattctaatatatattatgaattaatataCGATgtgtaatttaaaatatatattcatcttttaaacaatttttttttcctagTTAGGATTAGATCAAGGGTATGGTTAGCTTTAGGCTCTTAAAAGTTAActactccaaaaaaaaaattattttgattaaataatagaATTCATACGTAAAACATGTTTTTAGTTTATAACTTTGTAGGTAAAAAGTTAGtatcttattatataatttgaaaaaacaaatcaaattaataaaattttagtcTTTTTTGCAATACAACACAttagttttttttctcaaaaatattattggtagacaataattttatactttaattataaacttttaaaatatcaaataaagttGTATTATTATTCATAGAGTTACATATCATTTTCACGTCTTTTCAATATAAAAGGTTAAAAGGTTATAATTTCGTATAGTAACATAAGAATGCATTATATCTTTTCCCATATTATCAAGTTCTTAATTTAATATCCCAAATTACAATTAATTTTAActcaaacttaaaaaaaaaactctatataatatttttaattaagtcaGAATTCTTTTAATTGAATCTAAAAAACTTTGAATTTGTTTGAATGGGTGAGCAAATAAGGTTAAGTTTTTTTATCTCTCATGAATTAGTAAATATATCtatttagatgatttcttattttgttttggaTTCATATGTCAAATGACATTGTATgctaagttaaataaaaaatgaattgatttgtgTCACAAGTCAAAATGCAATAACATGTCCAATCATATTAAAGTTCGAGCAcgttatatataaaagatataaacGTTATGATCTCAATTGAATATTGTCATGCTTACTTAAATGTAATTGACCAAAAATGGGAGAGAAATACATCACAAGATTCGCGAAAGgtcttttttctaaaaaaattattgactaTGTATACAAGACATATACGTTACGGTCTCAATTGATTATTGGCATGTTTGCTTAAATGTAATTGACCaaaaataatagagaaataTATCACAAGATTCATGAAAcatcttttttttgaaaaattgttgaTTAAATATGCTATAAATAGGACATAAAGGAaaataaacatcatcatcaaataTCTGCACAAATTACTTGCAAGTGGCTTATTGAGCATTACACcaaaaattaagatgaatttcaACGCGTTGGCTTTTTTCCTCATCTTTATGATGTACAGGACTATGTAAATGTTTTTATTCGCTTTAAATTTATAGTACTTGAATATCATACAGTTTTCCATAATTTCTTAAGTTCATTCTATGAACTTTTTGTTCTttgatatgaattttatttatttataaattaaataataatattaataaattgtaaattttatttgttaggTGTTCCGCAAAAGGCTGAAGCGCGAGATCTTTCCCCTTGTTGTTGTGACAAAGATCCCTCAGTTTGTAATCGTTTGTGTGGCTATATACATGACTATTACCGTAACGGCATGTACTGTATTTGTGGGTAGAAACGACCTCCAGTTCAGTTTGCACAAACTAATGGAACTACAAATTTAAGAATTTGAGTTTCTACAGACAAATATAGAAGTGGAATTCAATTTCAGTTTTATGTAGTTTACAATACAAGGCATTACCAGATATAAAAGcttatgtttttcttctttctgtCCTTTATTTTGATAGTAATAGTCtccaattaaaaatatatttacatgctACAATTAAATTTTTCCCATGCTTAAATTgagacatttatttttaatcaaaaccTTTTCTGATATTGCATAATGCAAGCTCAATACACCTACTTTACTAACTCTAAAAATTAATCGATCTCAATGGGCTCTCCATTATCATACAAGTAGAGATCGAGAAGAATACTCATGATATACAAAACTAAGTAAAAGAGAGTTTGAAAGAGCTAATAATAGTTAGCTACtgaaaaaatatacatacaatACATATCTTAGATGTAGACATGAATCATCCACAATTCTTCAATCCATAACATTTACAAATGTAGacataattataaatcataatataagacAAATGTAGGAACCAAATATCACCACCAAAATAAGTAAACGCAGAGCATGGACTCTAGTATATGAAAGAGTACATCTCTAACATTCATGACTTGATCTACAGTACCGGAGGATATGGATACATTCATTCGTAACGAGcctatgtatatattaaaaaatgtgaataatgatcaataatgtaagaattttttcttgataagttaataatgtcaaaaattatattttacaatttttttaacttacAATCTTGATCTGCCCAACCAATTCTTTGGTGAGCCAAATCATAGACAATGCTCTTATCTCTAAGAGCAATATCTGTGtaacaaatataattaatgtCAACCTAAATTAAATACAAGAAATGTAATttgggatatatatatatgattacttccttttgtaaatatttgaaattcatttaaaaatattttgtttttaattaaatatgattgTTAATTAGTTATGTTTAATTGACAGTATATATTCCGAGTTAATTAGCTTACAAATAGCTTAATTGTACAAATATACCCGTGAATTCTACAAACTCACCGGCTAAGTATACAAACCCGTGAATTATGTAAATGAAACAACTTAAATTATAGCTACAACCCTTAAAtatgcaaactatagttatgaagcataattaagtttattatagtGGCTATTTGcaaaaatttccttttataaTTTAGAATGGATATAGAAGACTATAATATGTTGTTTGTTTAGTGAGGCCAATTCATGCTAACCTTGTGGGTTGGCTGGGTTTTGGTGCTCTTTGTTTGTACAGAATTGTTTTGATGTTGGTGTAGTAACATTCACATGAGTTTACCAACAAAAAATTGGCTAATTCAATTATGTGTGTCTAaatgcataaaccataaccaaaaaaaaaagtacattcTTTCGTTAAAAGCTATCTAATATTGGGTATTATGCAAAAGAAAACATGAATTAGACCTTAAACATTGGATATTATGCAAAATAAATACTCATGATATATAGAACTAATTAATGACCGAAAAGATTTGtgtagatttatttatttttggttattGAAACTAAATGTGAGATCATTGAACGGAGGTGTTTGAGGTTCATTtgattgtattattatatattatatcttaTTGTGATATTGTCACTTTGCGCATGTACTTATgttgttttgaatttataatatGTGATTTTTACTCTTTAACATCTTATTTTTGATCAAAGTATTGATGGCAAGAACATTTTTGGACCAAATTATAAAAGGGGGCGTTTTTTAACCAAAGTATTGAAGATAAGGGTATTTTTCAGTCAAACTATAAATGGAGGGTCATTTTGTTCCTTTCACATAGTTTAAGGgcattttttacccttttttaaaaaaaatagttttgagaaggaaaaataatttaaatatataaagaaattgaaaGTGATTAAGACTTCTAAAAAGGAATAGACTAAGATTAAagctttaaaaataaattatgtaacaATTTATTTGAATCAGTTAAATGATCATAAATTAAACCAATTTAGTCAATAAAGTCCAAAAAGAAGTTTGagtaaaatatttgattaagtaaaaagaaaaagggcaaattttatatatggcaaagaaaaaattgataattttatgatataGCAAACAATTCAAGATTGCGTTTCGTAGCAAATTAAATGTTTGCTACGGATCTTTTTTTGTGTATAACAGATAAGCAAATCTCTTTCTTTTATAcactttcaatttatttattttttaaaaataggcGGCAGATAAATAAGGAAAAGATCTCATAATTCACGCGAATTCAGATCCAGTTTCattctgtctttttcttcttcgcTCGAAATAGCTCCATTGTAGacaattcaaaaaattgatcaagCTATTGAAGGTATTAATCAATCAAGCAAGATAAATTTGTTTTCAGAGATAAAAATAGGAGTTAATTCTGATTTTATCGACAATGGTGTTTAAAATTCAGATTTTGTTTTTCACTTTCATCAAATCAGTTGAATGTATATTGAGATGTGAATATTTATCCCTAATTGATTTGATTagttaatatgaaatttacatTTGATTAGAAAAACTTGTGATAAAtttgttgttaattttgaattattgatttGAGATTCACTGCAATCATagtattgtttttatttagaacTGTATATGAGATCTGATTTATTAACACATACTTAACtaatattaacattattaatacatgcataacTCTATCAAGCCACTATGGAAAAAAAATACGCACATACTACTAATCTAGTTACAAATTGTTGTGATACTAAATGCTCCTTAATTTTGTGAATGATTCTTATTAAGATGATGATAATATTTCAcgattattataagaaaaaacattattgaaaaatacaatttaaaaaaatatcaggAACATTGTATATCATCTCCATATAGTaaagtaatattaataatatatatatatatatatatatatatcatttttatataattataaaaatagattctaaaataacaatattaagAGTCCCTAAATTTGTGGGGTAAAAAATTTTGCGGAGGCTCGCTATTTATTTACATCTCCCTTTTCTGACATTTTACTTTAGCTGTCACAATTCTGATGGCCGACACTTCTAGTACCTCCGCTACCACCAGTAGCACCGCCGCTTCTACGACGGCAAACCCACCGGAATCCAAAAGTTGGGCAGACCAAGCCGACGAGATCGATCAAGCTGAGCAGTCGGCAGACCAAGCTGAGCAGTCTTCCGCTTCGAACGAAGAAGGCGCTACTGCCGAGATAAATATCGGATCTTTACAAGTCGATGAGTCCAAAAGAGAAAATTCCACTCTCTCTGAGCCGGAAGATTCAAGCATACAAGCGGTACGTTTTTCCTCTatctttattgtttttgttttttggatTTGTGTCACTCTTTGGAGCTTGAATAAGCtgattttgttgtatttttagCTAAATTAGGGTTTTATCAATGAAATATATAGGTTACATCTGGTGATACTATGTACAAATCAGCGAAGAGATTTGAGGATTTGAACTTATCTCCTGAGCTATTGAAGGGATTATATGTACAAATGCAGTTTGAGCGTCCTAGCAAGATTCAGGAAATTAGTTTGCCTATGATTCTTACGCCTCCCTACAAGAATCTTATTGCTCAGGCTCATAATGGTTCTGGTAAAACTACTTGCTTTGTGCTTGGGATGTTGAGTCGGATTGATCCAAAGCTTGCTGCCCCTCAAGCTCTCTGTAT
Proteins encoded:
- the LOC107001662 gene encoding uncharacterized protein LOC107001662 — protein: MISQLQYREKGFQKYSELISCLLVAEQHNDILMKNHEARPAESAPLPEAHTVEAHGQSEIRQNNLGHDNVRERDKDKRRYNNRRGGGHNKRESNIGSQNNPSKGKGDHCHRCGLKGNKGGASSSKARVESHLTLKDDVQAGSSQKYNENVETNLVLKDDAFDGLDDILIKKLRTSLGITTDIDN